TTGTGTCGGAGGCTCTCCAACTGGAGTTCGACGACTTCTTCCGGGGACTGTCGCGGCGTCGGTTGCGGCAATCCGTGGCGTCGATACTGCTCGTTCATGGTTTTCGTACGCCGCACGGCTCCAAATAGCTGATTGCCGACTCTCGTCACTCGTTACCGCGAGTGGCGGCCGTCATCGACCACACGGCCGTCAGGCCGAGGATGAGCGCTGGAGCCAGCGGTAATGCGAGCATGGCGGCGAAAAACGACAGCCCGAGTTCGCCCGGCGCGCTGGGAACGAGGTAGATGACGCCCGGGACGACGAGAAACGACAGCACGACGGCGGCGACGAGCGCCCACCCCCGGACGCCGAACCCCGACGGTTCCGGTTCCGCGTTCGGTTCACCGTCGGGTCGGTGGACATACCCGCCGTCCGTCTCCGTCTCCCGCCCCGTCGTAGACTCCTCGCTACTCGTACTCACTGTCGGGTATTACGACCACCTTGCCAAAGCCCTCACGGTTCTCTATCATCTCGTGGGCGCGCTCGGCCTCGCTCATCGGCAGAGTCTCTCGGATGCGCGGCTCGAAGGTACCGTCCCAGACGAGTTCGAGCACGTCGTCGACCTGTCCGGGCGTCGCCATCGTTGACCCGATGACCGACAGTTGGTTCCAGAAGATGCGGTTCAGTCCCGCGCCGGGGTTGCCGCCGGTGGTCGCCCCGCAGGTGACGACGCGGCCGCCTTTCGCGAGACTCTTCAGCGAGTCGGGGTACGTCGCCTCGCCGACGTGGTCGACGACCATGTCGACGCCGCGCTTGCCGGTCAGGTCACGAATCTCGGCCGCGAAGTCGTCCTCCTCGTAGTTGATGACGTGCTCGGCGCCGCACTCCTCGGCGTACTTCAGTTTCTCCTCGCTGGAGGCGGTGGCGTACACCTCCGCGCCCGCGTAGTCGGCTATCTGAACCGCTGCGTGGCCGACGCCGCCCGAGGCCCCGAGGACGAGTACCTTCTCGCCGGCCTCCAGTCCGCCGCGGTCGAGGAGCATGCGCCACGCAGTCTGGAAGACGAGCG
This genomic stretch from Haloprofundus salilacus harbors:
- a CDS encoding zinc-binding dehydrogenase, which produces MKAVQFTEHGDRDVIEYGDFSDPEPDADEVLVDVKAGALNHLDIWTRRGMPGIDLEMPHIPGSDAAGVVEAVGEDVTRFEEGDHVAVSAGVWCGQCEFCREGDVARCVRFHIIGEHVRGVHAEKAAVPEQNLVPVPDHVDWEVAGSASLVFQTAWRMLLDRGGLEAGEKVLVLGASGGVGHAAVQIADYAGAEVYATASSEEKLKYAEECGAEHVINYEEDDFAAEIRDLTGKRGVDMVVDHVGEATYPDSLKSLAKGGRVVTCGATTGGNPGAGLNRIFWNQLSVIGSTMATPGQVDDVLELVWDGTFEPRIRETLPMSEAERAHEMIENREGFGKVVVIPDSEYE